In Desulfomonile tiedjei DSM 6799, a genomic segment contains:
- a CDS encoding sulfurtransferase TusA family protein: MATDLTNFGTGVASSQPEKDEPEGTDMDKAGLTALKPKRVIDARWTPCPGPLLEAKDGIGHLKEGDVLEIRSHDPGAPGDISAWARKTGHEFLGFITSQGCDRIFIRKKNHL; this comes from the coding sequence GTGGCTACGGATTTGACGAACTTTGGCACAGGCGTTGCTTCATCACAGCCGGAAAAGGACGAACCCGAGGGTACCGACATGGACAAAGCGGGATTGACAGCATTGAAACCAAAAAGAGTGATCGACGCCCGATGGACTCCATGTCCGGGCCCGCTTCTGGAGGCAAAGGACGGCATCGGCCACCTGAAGGAGGGAGATGTACTGGAAATCCGATCCCATGATCCGGGGGCTCCAGGGGACATCTCAGCCTGGGCCAGGAAGACGGGACACGAGTTTCTCGGATTTATAACTTCGCAAGGGTGTGATCGTATTTTCATAAGAAAGAAGAATCATCTGTGA